A genomic stretch from uncultured Pseudodesulfovibrio sp. includes:
- a CDS encoding mechanosensitive ion channel domain-containing protein — protein sequence MNTLISAAWLARIGLAIVILAGGVWGWALIRKVGDSNVCMKESLLYSLKKRGRSMLPFAGVVLLAVVLAPIAGIDEKTAAVVNTLLDILLILLAGWAGTLIVYLFSDMAQSRYDINVKDNLSARQVHTKVKVLQRIIVVLIWALTIAGILMLFDQFRMLGGTLLASAGVISIVLGLSAQKTIGAMVAGLQIALSHPINLDDVVIVEGEWGKIEEITFTYVVVKTWDLRRLVVPMTYFLETPFQNWTKKNADIIGSVFIHTDYTVQMAPLREELNRLCIQAKPLWDGKTCVLQVTDAGPETLVLRAIVSSPDASSAWDLRCQLREGLVEYMRTNFPESLPRRRISMQPGAETVTEQP from the coding sequence ATGAACACTCTTATTTCCGCAGCCTGGTTGGCAAGAATTGGATTGGCAATTGTCATTCTTGCCGGGGGTGTCTGGGGATGGGCATTGATACGTAAAGTGGGTGATTCAAATGTATGCATGAAGGAATCACTTTTGTACTCATTGAAAAAAAGGGGACGCTCCATGTTACCCTTTGCAGGTGTTGTGTTGTTGGCTGTCGTGCTCGCACCCATTGCTGGGATAGATGAAAAAACAGCGGCAGTTGTTAACACTCTTCTGGATATTCTTTTGATACTTTTGGCTGGCTGGGCTGGGACACTTATTGTCTACCTGTTCTCCGATATGGCCCAATCTCGATATGATATTAACGTTAAGGACAACTTGTCGGCTCGGCAGGTCCACACCAAGGTCAAGGTTCTCCAAAGAATTATCGTCGTTCTCATTTGGGCACTTACCATCGCCGGCATATTGATGCTTTTTGATCAATTCAGGATGCTTGGAGGCACACTGCTAGCTTCGGCCGGTGTTATCAGCATTGTATTGGGTTTATCCGCCCAGAAAACAATTGGAGCCATGGTGGCAGGACTTCAGATTGCTCTTTCGCATCCGATTAATCTGGATGATGTGGTCATAGTTGAAGGGGAATGGGGTAAGATTGAGGAGATAACATTTACTTATGTGGTCGTAAAAACATGGGATTTAAGACGGCTTGTTGTCCCAATGACGTACTTTTTAGAAACACCATTTCAGAACTGGACAAAAAAGAACGCCGACATAATAGGGTCCGTTTTTATCCACACTGACTATACGGTGCAGATGGCCCCCTTGCGCGAAGAGTTGAATCGACTTTGCATCCAGGCAAAACCACTTTGGGATGGTAAGACGTGTGTCCTGCAGGTAACGGATGCCGGACCTGAGACACTGGTTCTGCGTGCTATAGTCAGCTCTCCTGATGCCTCATCTGCTTGGGATTTACGTTGCCAGCTACGTGAGGGGCTTGTTGAATATATGCGCACAAATTTCCCAGAGAGTTTGCCGAGACGGCGGATATCAATGCAGCCTGGGGCAGAGACCGTTACCGAACAACCTTGA